In the genome of Chiroxiphia lanceolata isolate bChiLan1 chromosome 5, bChiLan1.pri, whole genome shotgun sequence, the window CCGGGGGAAAGCTCCGACGGCCCGTCAATGTCTCCATTGATGTCTTCGCCGACGAGATCCGCTTCTACCAGCTGGGTGAGGAGGCCATGGAGCGCTTCCGGGAGGACGAGGGCTTCAtcaaagaggaggagaagcccCTGCCCCGCAATGAGTTCCAGCGCCAGGTCTGGCTCATCTTTGAGTACCCCGAAAGCTCCAGCTCAGCTCGGGCCATCGCCATCGTCTCCGTGCTGGTCATCCTCATCTCCATCATCACCTTCTGCCTGGAGACCCTGCCCGAGTTCAGGGATGAGAGGGAGTTGCCTGTGCCCCTGCCTCCACAAGGTGGAGGTTTGAACGGCACCACCGGGGACTCCCCACCCatgcagccccccagcagcctggctgACCCCTTCTTCATCATCGAAACCACTTGCGTGATCTGGTTCACCTTCGAGCTCCTCGTGCGCTTCTTCGCCTGCCCCAGCAAGCCCGAGTTCTCCCGCAACATCATGAACATCATCGACATCGTGGCCATCATCCCCTACTTCATCACCCTGGGCACCGAGCTGGCCCACGAGCAGCAGCAGCCCGGGGCTGGCAGCAGTAATGGGGGAGGGGGCCAGCAGCAAGCCATGTCCCTGGCCATCCTCAGAGTCATCCGTCTGGTCAGAGTCTTCAGGATCTTCAAGCTCTCCAGGCACTCCAAGGGGCTTCAGATCTTGGGACAGACTTTGAAAGCCAGcatgagggagctgggcctcctcatcttcttcctcttcatcgGGGTGATCCTCTTCTCCAGCGCCGTCTACTTTGCTGAGGCCGATGACCCCGAGTCTCATTTCTCCAGCATCCCTGATGCTTTCTGGTGGGCAGTGGTAACCATGACTACTGTGGGCTATGGGGACATGAGACCTGTCACTGTGGGGGGCAAGATTGTGGGCTCCTTGTGTGCCATTGCAGGTGTGCTCACCATcgccctccctgtccctgtcatTGTGTCCAACTTCAACTACTTCTACCACCGAGAGACTGATCACGAAGAGCAATCTATCCTCAAAGACGAGCACAGTAGTGCTCAGGGCAGCACAGCGGGGGCAGATGCGAAGAGAAGACCCAGCACAAACTCTCTGAACAAATCTGTTGTGCACTTGGAAAACAGTGAGGAGTTCAACAATGGCACCAGCTCCATAGAAAAAGCCACTATCAAGGCGAAAAGCAATGTAGATCTCAGAAAATCCCTCTATGCTCTCTGTCTGGACACCAATAGGGAAACAGACCTGTAAGGAGAGGAGAGAGTTAGAGTTCAGAGATGTAGAAAGATTTACTGGTGTCAGAAACTTGCTACTATAATTATTCTTTTAGCACCAATTAGTTTTTTAAGTCAGGCTGTATTTTCTAAACTGATCACTGTCCTGAGCAGTCCTCCAGGAATAcatgtttttatgttctttttccaTGACACAAAGGGTCACCTATTTTTAAAGTAGACTAAGAATAAGCTACGCTCCATGATGCAGGAGCTGGTAAATTATGACAGTAAAAAATCTAATTTGTAGAAACTTACTGTAGCAAATGGTGGTTGGTTTTAAATGGGTAATTTGTAACCAATTCAGTTGCTCCAAGTTTAGTATTAAAGAGTTgggggggatgtgtgtgtggagaATGAATGgactggggggggagggaggttGAGGGCTTTTGTACTGtagtttcaaattaaaataattccaatatattttatatctgtatGAGTGTATTTATGGTTGAGAGGGGATTTCTTATTCCTGTGAAATATGACATCATTAAAGCACTAGGAACATTAGCAGATCAGCACTTTCAGAGTTTTCCACTTGTGATCAATACAGATCTGGTTATCCTGTATGTGAAGTGAATTTGGTGCTTTGAACCCTATAGCAGAAAACTTCTGTTGTCTTGATATGTTAGTTTCTTGTGAGccttaaattattaaatattgtaGATATACttctttataaataattttattaccTTCCTGTTTCAGAATTTCTAAATAATTCAGTCATGTGCTTACTGTCCCCACCTTGAAAGTatgtgcagcttttttttttttttttggtagttttaGAGTTTTATacctttgttatatttttgaGACTGAAAGTATCTTTTCTGTCTGCTGTTACTGGTTTCGATCCAAGTGCACAACAGATCAAAAGCACGAGGGAGTGGACAGACATGACAAGAAAGTAGAATATCAGTGCAATATCTGCAAAACTGTTTTCGTTGTATGCTCCAGATTACTTTGGCACGTGTATCAGTCACCTTTATGTATGCACACACCACTTGTGTACACAGTTCACTGGTTTTAGTAACAACAGACTGGGAATGGATGGCACTTGAGGAGTCTAACGTGGCATGCCGTGATACTTCAGTAACCATTGCGTGGCTTATATCTCAGACTGGGATGGAGAGCATCATCTTTCACCAGAACACatccttgtttgctttttatttccaaacaaaACCTTCTCAGTGCTGTGGATTTTACAGTTAAGATGACGTTGAAGGACGAGTGACACGTTCATTGTCTTCGTCAGCGTGGTACAGTTTGCTAGTGAAGACTGACACAAAGTTGCTCCTTTAACTCAAAGAGCTGTGTTACCTTTTTTCTTGCAAAGGACATCTCTGTTTCCCCCTCAAACTCCTGTTTTATTGCTGAAGGATGTTCCATGCCTTTCCCACACACAGTGGCACAGCAAGACTAGCAGAAAAAGAAGGCTTGGTTGTCAACGCTCCAGGTTTGTTTCTGACAAATTTTCTAATATAACTAAGTAAATCTCAGTCGGGATTATAATTTATGCAAGTACCTCAGATGTATGTACTGCCATAAATTTAAATCAgctttgcagagcagcactCTGACATTCTCTTTAGCCAGACACAAATGCTGCTTCCCTGCCCCTTACTGTAGCCTCTAAAGATAATGCCCAAATGCATcatggttttttccttcctattcaGTAAAATAAGTGCCAAGCAAATCGTATTTTGCATGAATACAGAGCTCAGCCCAAACCCCTGGGGTGAGAGGAAGGATGTTGAATCTGATAGTAGAGAACAGCATCTTTCACGTTAATTTTAGGTGTAGGtttcttgtttatttgtttgtttaggtgGGAAGTGATGCCATAATACGCTGAGAAGCTGCAACAAGACCGACAGGCAAAGTGTCCCGTGCAGCTGCACTCCAGTCTCAGGCAGATCTCCTGTTTGCTTTGATGGGAGTTTTTGCATCAAAGGGAAGTGCAGAATCAGCTCTTTGGGGAGGCTGAATCTAAGATGAAACAAAGAAGTGCTATAATTCCCTGTTGCACATGCTGAGATCTAGATCACTGAAGAACTTAAAGCTTTTTGCTCAGGTGAGTAGTTTGATTTGCTTTCA includes:
- the LOC116787317 gene encoding potassium voltage-gated channel subfamily A member 5-like, encoding MEIALVTLENGGTTAIAGGEDAAAAGGRARWRGNLLHIAGSPQLSDGKEGAPPPAPPPMPPPPGDEEPERPPPRDEEPERPPPGPRGSGPEERPAEGRAPPPPPRPPPRAPRPGADVGPPEEGGHRRGMAMAAAGDEEEEAAAAAAVNPGAMHHQRVLINISGLRFETQLGTLNQFPDTLLGDPDKRIRYFDPLRNEYFFDRNRPSFDGILYFYQSGGKLRRPVNVSIDVFADEIRFYQLGEEAMERFREDEGFIKEEEKPLPRNEFQRQVWLIFEYPESSSSARAIAIVSVLVILISIITFCLETLPEFRDERELPVPLPPQGGGLNGTTGDSPPMQPPSSLADPFFIIETTCVIWFTFELLVRFFACPSKPEFSRNIMNIIDIVAIIPYFITLGTELAHEQQQPGAGSSNGGGGQQQAMSLAILRVIRLVRVFRIFKLSRHSKGLQILGQTLKASMRELGLLIFFLFIGVILFSSAVYFAEADDPESHFSSIPDAFWWAVVTMTTVGYGDMRPVTVGGKIVGSLCAIAGVLTIALPVPVIVSNFNYFYHRETDHEEQSILKDEHSSAQGSTAGADAKRRPSTNSLNKSVVHLENSEEFNNGTSSIEKATIKAKSNVDLRKSLYALCLDTNRETDL